The genomic stretch TGCTTTGCTCGTTCAATTTTACAATTAAGATAGTATTGATACGGTGATATTCCAGTATGAGCCTTGAATGATCTGATAAACTTAAATTTCGATAAATTAAGTTCTTTACATATCTCATCAAGTTTTAGGATATCTTCTAAATTAGAATGAAGCATATCCTTTGCTTTTCTCATTAGAGAGTTATCTTTCTTATATTCTGTTGAAAGGTTAGATTGAATTAAACTATCTGTAAGAGTTACGAGTAATTCACAACACATAGCCTCATCTTTCCCACTTAATATTGCATTAGTTAGGCTTAATATTTTATGTTCAAGTGTATGGTCGTACACAATAGGAGTTGAAAATCGTACTATATCCTTTTTCTCAATAACTTCTAACAGTAATTTTGGGTCGATATATAACATGACATAATCAAGCCCAGCCTCATCATGCGCCATTCCATCATGTGCCTGTTCTGGATTAAAAAGCATAACACCATTTTGATGAGATAATTGTAAAAAACCATCCAAATTATACTGTTGAATGCCACGTAATGTTACGCCTATTGCATACTCCATATGAGAGTGTTTTTTATATTTAAAATCTGTCATACTTGCAGATAGCGCCGTAATACCTGCAGATTTTTTATAGATAAATTTGTCCATTAAATTCACCTCATTAACAACTTACTTACAACCATATCATTACTGCGGCATAAACTAAGAACAATGCCATCAATACATTAACAGACTTTTTATGTGTCTGTAAAAACATCTTAAAGATTGTACCAAATAGAACCCAAGTAATAAATGCTAAAAACCCTATGATTGTAATTAATAGAACACTTATTGTAACCGCAGGCATTTTGACATAATAAGGGAGAATATAACTAGGAATTACAGTCATAGTAAATAGTACCACCTTCGGATTTAAAAACTGCATAAAAAAGCCTGAAATAAAAGTACCCCTTTGGCTTATGGATGATTTTGATGAATCCATTTTGTAAATTTGATAGGCTAGATACAGCATATAAAAGCTTCCAATTATTTGCATAAAAATTAATATTTTCGGTATAATTTCGATCAACATACTGTTTACTATAGCAGAAATTACAAGTAATAATCCAAAAGCAATCGTTGCACCATAAGTATATTCTAATGCCTTTTTTGTCCCATTATTATGCACTGTCGATAATATAACTATATTAGTAGGTCCCGGTGTAAATGTAACAATAAAACAGTAAAGAATAAAAGATGTAATATTCATAAGAAAAACTCCTTTCAAGTTATTCTTATACAAACATACATCTTTAGATTAAATAGCTATAGTATATTATTGCATTTATAAACCGTTACCAGAAAAATTAATTTTACAAATTTTAACTACTTTTATTTATTTAATTTCCTTAGAAATCAGTACATCATTTTTTTCCAACTAAATGAAAAGAGCAATTACAAATTAAGGATTTGCTCTTTAAAAATTTTATTGTAATCATACTTCATCAATATTATTGAATTCAAAATATGAATTACCTTTTTATTTCTTTAATTTTTTCACCTAACTCCTCATATTCCTTTACTACTTCTTTTACAAATGAAATAATCCTAGTTCCTATGAATGTAAGTACAACTTTAGTGTCACTCGAACACTCAATTAGTTTAAATCCAATTTCGTTTTCTAACATAGATAGAGATTGTATAATGTCAGACTCACTAACATGATACTTCCTAGCAACTTTTAAAAAATTTCCACTTGTGACAGCGTATTTCATTAAAATTACTTTAGATTCTAAAGAATTCTTACTGATGATTGTTGGGTTTCGAGAACGTTCTCTTAACTTATATTATATAGGGGCCAACTATTAAGTTATCGTCAACAACTATTTAGCACTAAAAGAACTATATCGTTTTAAAAGCTTGTTTATATCCCTCAATTCCACCATAATCTATTAAACCTACATTTCCACAATTTAAACATTTATATGGTATCGTTCCTCCAAGTCCCATTGTTTGCGATAAATATGGCTTATCTCTTACCACTTCATATGATTTAATTTTATCCGCCAATTCACCCACGCCGTTTGGATAATACTTTCCATAAGACTGAACAGCTCCTTTATTTCCACAATTAAGACATATAACATTTTCCTTAACGGTGTATAACTCAATAGACTTTTTCAATCCCGACTCTCCTTTTTGTTTAAAGTGGATCTATTTTTTAACTTTAACTACATAAACTCTATACCTTAAATAGTCTATAAAAATTATAATCAAATTAATACTTTTTTATACAAATCTATTAGAACCAGCGAGATTTCATTAGCCTATTAAAAATTGATAGATTTCCATAATTTAATCCAGGAGGTACTAGCAAAGTGATTAAATAAAGATCAGTCTAGCAGAATAATGCTGAATATGAAGTTACAAGAATCCAAAAATATTTAGAGAAAGCAATTTACTAAATTGATATCCTGAGAAAAAAAGATGAACTTCTACAAAATATAGAGTTCGTCTTTTTTTGTGAATTAAAAGCTTAATATCAATAGATTAACTAATACTTAAAGTACCAACCAAATTTATTAGAATCTGTACAAAATAATTCGTACATAATACCTTCAGTAAAAATATCAACTCAACAATAGTTTATTAAAATTTTACATAGAGAAATTACTATGCAGATGGCAAAAGACATTTCAAATACGTTATTCGGATGTCTTTTGTCATTTTTTATATTCTTTATTTGTTTTCCGGTATACATTCTTACTGTTTAAACTCATTCCACAATAAAATAAAAAAATCGGTAACCTCTTTTAGAGATTACCGATTTTCTATTCATTTATTTAATTACTCTAAGCCAAGTGCTTGTAAAACATCGTCTAATGTTTGGCCTTTGTATTTCGTTTTTGCTTTTGGAGAATTATCATTCCATGGATTTTGCATCATGTAGTTATTAATTACATACTGCATATCTTTTGCATCAACTACACCATCATAGTTAATGTCAGCATCGCGTTTATTTGTTCCCCAATATGTTTGGATGTATAACGCATCATTTATATCAATAACATTATCTTTATTCACATCTCCACCAGGAATATATTCATAATTAACTGGTTTCGATGCAGCTGTCACTTTTCCATCCTCTTTATATCCTATTGTAAAGTCTTTTGTAAATGTAAAGTGACCAGGCACGTCAATTTTTTGTGTAAATGTGTCATCAGTTAATGGTAATCTCGTTCTGAATGCGAATGGTGATGTGCTAGAATATCCTAGCTGATCTGTTACACCATATTCTTTACCTTTTGAATCTTTGACGCTAATTTTTGTACCAGCTTTATTATAATCAAGATTTTTCATTTCAGGCTCTAAGCCATCAAACATCATTAATCCTTCTGCCTGAACTTGGCCTCTCATCAGTGAGTACGTCGGTGTCACATAGAAATATGGTTGAATACCTTGTGTCGTTACTGTACTATTATCCACATTCGTATAAACAGCGTTAAAGAATCTACTTGAACCATTTGCACTAAAGAACGACATTGTACCTTTATAGTATTGGTCTTTTGCTTTAAATGTTAAGTCTACTAACGATGCATCTCCAACGATTCCTGTATTCGCTAGATCTCCAGTCGCCGATGCAGTAATGGTCATTAACGTTTTACCTCCAGCTTGAGGGACATTCGTATACTGAACATCAAGTTTGTCTTTAAATGCCGCATTCGGTTGCACATTCACAACATCAAGAAACGCGCTTGGATATTGGAAACTAAACACAGCTTTCTTAACATTTGTTTTCACATTTTTTGTAGAGAACGTTACTGTCGTTGAATCACCCATATTGATACTTTTTTTATCAGAGATTGCAGTTGTATAAGCCGTTCCTTGTCTGACAAAATAGGCATCTACCACACTACCATAATTTCTAACAGTTGCTTTGCTATAATCTGTGAAGTCATATTCTGTAATAGCATTGACAATTGGACCAGAAGTAGCTAATGGTATTTCAGCATTGAAATTTCCTTGTGCGTCTACTGGTATACTTTTTTCTGCAGAATTATTCGGATTATAATACGTAAAAGTATTATCGCCCTGTGAAGCAGTAATACCTGCTGCCTTCATCTCGTCAATATCTTTATCGAATACATTTCCTGATACAGTAACTTTTGTGTCAGTCGGATTAGCTGTTTCGTAAATACCTCCAGCTTTCATATTGTTCATCGCTACTTTTGGCTCTTTCACTCCGTAGTATACTGGTGTATCGGCTGTGAAATTCTCGCCTTTATCATTTGTACCAACCATGCGAATCGTATATGCCCCTGGCTCTGTGTTTTTAAAATCAAACGAGATCGGATTGTCCGGATTACCAGTTAATGGATAATATTGACCTTCGTTTAACACACCTCGGTAATAATAATCTTTATTCTCATCGGCTGCTATTCCATCGGCTGAGCCTAAGAATCCGATTTCTTTATCAGTTTTTGGATCGACAAGGAAGAATTCAAAATAACGCATATGTGAATTTAATTTAAAATCTACGCCTAATGACCATCTAGTGTAATTACTTCCTGATTCATATGGTATTGTATAAGCTGCTGAAGGATTAGCTGTTAAATACTCAATACCCTCTTTTACTGTATGAATCGCAAATGGAACTTTATATGTTTCATTCGGATTGTTTTGATTTGTATAAACAATATATCCTTCATATGTTCCTAGTTTTGCAGATTTCGGGACGTTGATTGTTGCATCCATATTTGCACTGCTATACTTTTTGACTTTTACAGATGATTTCACATCTAATGTAACGCCATTTGCAGCTGCATCTTGGTCTGCTCTAGAATCGTCTGTAAAACGAGCATCCAACGTTTGGAACTGAACTTTTACGTCATATGTTTTATCGACAGAAGATTTATTAAATAACGTCATTGAACGTTTATCTGTCAAATCTTTATCTTCAATCGCTTGTTCTCCAAAACTAACTGCGCCAGTAATGTTTTTAATTTGTTGAATCCCCTTACTTGCTAGCGTTTCCCCACCATAATTCGTTGAATTATCTTTAACAGTTGATGTTTTATCTTTTACTTGAATCTCAGTTTGTGCATGAACCGCATTGTATGGGTCTACTCGTCCAGCCCCAACTTCATAAACACTATATTTATCAGATAGTGGATCAGCTGTGTTCATCAGTGTTGCTTTAACATCTGCAGGCGTCATATCAGGATGAACTTGCTTGATTAGAGCTGCAACCCCTGCAACGTTAGGCGTTGCCATTGATGTTCCAGATAAACGCTCATAAGCATAATTATAGTTTCCAATTTGATCTGCCCCGTGCATATAAGAAGGTACAGTTGAGAATACAGATACACCTGGTGCCGTTACTTCAGGTTTAATATCATATAACACTCGCGATGGGCCACGAGAGCTAAATGTCGCTAATTTATCACCTGTTGTCACTACTTGTTTCATATTACTAAATGTAAAGTCCATCGTTGAATAGATAGTATTTGCTTTTGCATCCGCTGTAGGCAATTTAGCCGCTAATGCCTTTCCTTGTGCATTACTCATTATAAATGTCGGAATATAGCCATAACCTTCTCCAAGATACACATCACCTAAAGGAGTCGGTGCGTCGTATAATACAACAGCTTTTGCGCCATGTGATTTAGCATTGGCAATAATTTGAGAAATTCCGATACTACCGCGTTGCGCAAGGACAACCTTTCCTTTTACATCTTTTTGCTCAGATGTACCAACATTCCCCATCCAATAACTAGATTCATTACCATAGTCTACATTTACCATTTGCAGCGTTTGGCCATCGAAGTCCGCTACATTATCCGTTAAACCTTGAGCAGTTAATTTTAAATCAGCTGGTAGATCACCTGTCGAAGGATGCGCTGTTCCTGTATAAGTTGGAATTGAGACTGATGTATCGCTTGCCCCTACTGTAATAGCTAAAGGCGAGTTACCTGGAGCACCTAACGAATACATCTCATCTCCAGAATTTCCAGCAGCAACAACTGCTGTAACACCTGCTAGGACAGCATTGTTAACGGCAATCGTTGTAGGATACAATGGATCATTGTAATCTGCTCCAAGAGACATATTAATAACGTCCATTCCATCAGATACTGCTTTATCAAGTCCTGCCAAAATCGCAGACATTGAACCAGACCCATATGCTCCTAGAACTCGATAAGAATAAATATCAGCATCTGGTGCAACTCCTGTTACTGAAAGGTCTCCTTTATTTTTCCCTTGTCCAGCAATGATACCCGCAACATGTGTTCCGTGCTCAGTATAGTATGCTTCACCACTTGAACCTATTTCAGGCTGACCGGACTTCTGCCAATCTGCATATGTTGTTTCCATTGGATCATTGTCATTATCAACGAAATCATAACCACCTTTAAACGCATCTTTTAAATCTGGGTGATTATAATCAATTCCAGTATCAAGAATACCAACTTTTACGCCTTTTCCCGTATAACCTTCTTCATGAAGTTTTTCGATACCTGGGAAAGTAACCGATGTATGAGTTGCAGCTTGCGTTCCTGTAGTTGATGATTCACTTATGGATGGTGGCTCTACATGAACTTGTAAATCACTATATACAGATTGTACTGCACTTGATTTAAGAAGTGATTTTATTTTGTTAGCTGGAATTGTCATTGCAACCCCATTGAATGCTTTCTTATATGAACGTTTAATTGAATATGGATTTTTCTTTGCTTTTAATTCACTACTAAAAATTGTTTTTAAATCTTTTTGGAATGTTTCATGTGAATCCTCTACTTTTGCTTGCGCATCCGCTGCTGAAAGCGTATCACCATTTGATGCTGCTTCGATAACCGCAGTCTGCTGAGGCTTGTCCTTAAACTCGACAATGACAGATGTAGGCTTGTCACTAGTTTGATCGACTTCAGAAGATAATTGAAGCCCCTCTTTGTCAGTTAATTTCAATTGCTTAATTGCCTGTAGCTGCTGTGGTGTAAGTTTTGAAAGCACTTGTTCAATTGCTGATTGAGTTGCAGCTTTTGCAATTGGCTGATGTTGTGTTACTGGAAATCCATTAAGTAGTACACCCGTACCTAATGCTACAACTGCTGTACTTTTGATTAAACGTTTCATCCGGTTGTCTCCCCCATTTTTTATATTTTCTTTCTATTCAGATTATACGTAAAGTTTATCGTTTTGACATTTTGACAAAATTCATCAATTCTTTCTTTTTTGTTCGATATTTTTCGACAAATTACATCATTATCTCTATTCAACTCAAAATTTTGATATATTTTCCTACAAATTCTTTATTTAAAAAGTCTCAATAAAAAAAACGATAATCTTATAAAAGATTACCGTTTTTTCCATTACTTACTGTTAATTATTCTAAGCCTAGTGCTTGTAAAACATCATCTAATGTTTTACCTTTGTATTTCTTAACTGCCTTTGGAGAATTTTCATTCCATGGATTTTGCATCATGTAGTTATTAATTACATACTGCATATCTTTTGCGTCAACTACACCATCAAAGTTAATGTCAGCATCACGTTTATTTGTACCCCAATACGTTTGGATGTATAACGCATCATTTATATCAATAACATTATCTTTATTCACATCTCCACCAGGGATATACTCATAATTAACTGGTTTCGATCCGGCTTTCACTTTTCCATCGTCTTTTATTCCAATTGTAAAATCTTTCGTAAATGTAAAGTGACCTGGTACGTCAATTTTTTGTGTAAACGTATCGTCTGTTATCGGTAATCTCGTTCTAAACATGTTTGGTGATGTGCCAGAATATCCTAGCTGATCCGTCACACCATATTCTTTACCTTTTGAATCTTTGACGCTAATTTTTGTACCTACTTTTGTATAATCAAATTTTTTCACTTCAGGTTCTAAACCATCAAACATCATTAATCCTTCTGCCTGAACTGATCCTCTCATAAGTGAATATGTCGGTGTCACATAGAAATATGGTTGTATACCTTGTGTCGTTACTGTACTATTCTCCACATTTGTATAAACAGCGCTAAAGAATCTGCTAGCACCATTTGGACTGTAAAGTGTCATTGGCGCTTTGTTGTAGAGATCTTTTGCTTTGAATGTTAAGTCCACTAACGATGCATCTCCAGCTATGCCTGTATTCGCAAGGTCTCCAGTCGCCGAAGCAGTAATGGTCATTAACGTTCTTCCGCCACCTTGATCAACAGTCGTATATTGAACATCTAACTTGCCTTTAAATGCAGCATTCGGTTGTACATTTACTGCATCAATGTATTGATTTGGATAAGTGAAACTGAACGTTGCTTTTTTTACGTTTGTTTTCATATTTTTTGTTGAGAAAGTTAGGGTCGTTGAATCACCCATGTTGATTCGTTGCTTGTCAGCAATTGCAGTTGTATAAGTCGTTCCTTTTCTAACAAAATAGGCATCTATCACACTATCATAATTTCGAACACTTGCCTTGCTATAATCTGTGAAGTCATACTCTGTAATAGCATTGACAATTGGACCAGAAGTAGCTAATGGTATTTCAGCATTGAAATTTCCTTGTGCGTCCAATGGAATGCTTTTTTCCGCCGAGCTATTAGGATTATAATAAGTAAAACTATCATCACCCTGTGAAGCAGAAATACCTGCTGCCTTCATCTCGTCAATATCTTTATCAAATACATTTCCTGATACGGTAACTTTTGTGTCGGTTGGATTAGCTGTTTCGTAAATACCTCCAGCCTTCATATTGTTCATTGTTACCTTTGGCTCTCTCTCTCCATAGTATACCGGTGCATCTGCTGTAAAGTTTTCCCCTTTATCGTTAGTTCCTATCATTCGAATCTTATATAATCCCGGATCTGTGTTTTTAAAATCAAATGAGATTGGATTGTCTGGATTACCAGTTAACGGATAATATCTACCTTCATTTAGCACGCCTCGGAAATAATAATCAGTATTTTCGTCTGCTCCCATTCCGTCCGCAGTACCTAAGAAGCCAATTTCTTTATCTGTTTTTGGATCGACAAGAAAGAAATCAAAATAACGCATATGTGAATTTAATTTAAAGTTTGCTCCAATTGACCATCTTGTCGCATTACTTCCTGCTTCATATGGTATTGTATAGGCAGATGGATTACCTTCCACATAGTCAATTCCTTCTTTTACAGTGTGAATCGCAAATGGAATTTTATATGTTTCATCAGGATTCTTTTGATTTGTGTAAACAATATATCCTTCATAGGTTCCTAGTTTTGCAGATTTAGGAACATTGATCTGAGCATCCATATTTGCACTGCTATATTTTTTTACTTTTACAGATGATTTCACATCTAATGTAACGCCATTTGCAGCTGCATCTTGGTCTGCTCTAGAATCGTCTGTAAAACGCGCATCTAACGTCTGGAATTGAACTTTTACGTCATATGTCTTATCGACAGATGATTTATTAAATAAAGTGATTGAACGTTGATCAGCCAAGTCTTTACCTTCAGCGGCTTGTTCACCGAAACTTAAAGCACCGGTTATGTTTTTTATTTGTTTAATTCCTTTATCTGCTAAAGTTGTTATACTATTTGTTACACTTTTTACAGTTGAAGTTTTATCTTTTACTTGAATCTCAGTTTGTGCATGAACTGCATTGTATGGATCTACACGTCCTGCCCCAACTTCATACACACTATATTTATCAGATAATGGATCTGCCGTGTTCATTAATGTTGCCTTAATATCGGATGGAGTCATGTCAGGATGCGCTTGCTTTATTAACGCTGCTACCCCTACAACGTTTGGAGTTGCCATCGATGTCCCAGATAAACGCTCATAAGCATAATTATAGTTTCCAATTTGATCTGCTCCGTGCATGTAAGAAGGTACAGTTGAGAAAACAGATACTCCAGGTGCCGTTACTTCAGGTTTTATATCGTATAAAACACGAGATGGACCACGTGAGCTAAATGGTGCTAATTTATCACCTGTTGTGACTAATTGTTTCATATTACTAAAAGTAAAATTTAAAGACGTATTAGTACTAGATGGTAACTTCGCAGCTAAGGCTTTGCCTTGTGCATTACTAATTAAAAATGTCGGGATATAGCCATAACCTTCTCCAAGATATACATCACCGTTAGGAACTGGAGTATCGTATAATACAGCTCCTATTGCACCACGTGCTTTCGCATTTGCTATGATTTGAGTTAAACCGATGCTACCTCGTTGCGCCAATATTACTTTGCCCTTAACATCTATTGGTGTAGAAGTTCCGGTATTTCCAGTCCAGTACGAACCTTCAGTACCATATGCTGCATTAACCATTTGCACAGTTTTCCCTTCGAAATCTGCTATATTATCACCTAAGCCAAGAGCACCTAGTTTTAAATCTGCTGTAATATCACCTGTTGACGGTTTTAATGTTCCTGTATATGTCGGAATAGAAACAGAAGTATCGGATGCTCCAACTGTAATGGCTAAAGGTGAATTACCTGGTGCGCCAAGCGAATACATCGTATCACCAGAGTTACCTGCTGCGACAATCGCAGTTACACCTGCAAGTACAGCATTGTTAACAGCAATTGATGTAGGATATAATGGGTCATTATAATCTGCGCCAAGAGACATGTTTATAATGTCCATTCCGTCTGAAACTGCTTTATCAAGTCCTGCTAGAATAGCTGATGTATAACCACCTCCATATGGTCCTAATACGCGATATGAATAAATGTCAGCATCTGGTGCTACCCCTGTTACTGAAAGATCTCCATCATTTTTCCCTTGCCCAGCAATGATACCAGCAACATGTGTTCCGTGCTCAGTATAATAAGCTTCTCCATTTGAGCCTAACTCAGCTTGCCCAGACTTCTTCCAATCTGCGTATGTTGTTTCCATAGGGTCATTGTCATTATCAACGAAATCATAGCCACCTTTAAAAGCACCTTTTAAATCTGGGTGGTTATAGTCAATACCAGTATCAAGAATACCGACTTTTACGCCCTTTCCTGTAAATCCTTCCTCGTGAAGTTTTTCCACTCCAGGGAATGTAACCATTGTATGAGTCGCTGCTTGCGTTCCGGAAGTTGATGATTCGCTGATCGATGGCAGTTCCACTTGAACTTGTAAATCACTATAAACAGATTGTACTGCACTTGATTTAAGTAGTTGTTTTACTTTGTTAGCTGGAATTGTCATAGCAACCCCATTAAATGCTTTTTTATATGAACGTTTAATTGAATACGGATTTTTCTTTTCTTTTAATTCACTGCTAAAAATTGTTTTTAAATCTTTTTGGAACGTTTCGTGTGAAGCATCAACTTTTGCTTGTGCATCTTCAGTTGTAAGCGCTTCCCCTTTTGACGCTGCTTCTAAGACAGCAGTCTGTTTAGGCTTGTCCTTAAACTCGACAATGACAGACGTAAGCTTGTCACTTGTTTGATCGACTTCAGTAGATAATTGAAGTCCTTCTTTATCACTTAATTTCAATTGCTTAATTGCCTCACGCTGCTGAGGCGTAAGATTTGCTAATACTTGCTCAACCTTTGATGTTGCTTGTGCATGTACTTGTTGTGAAAAGGAACCTGGTGTCATTGTAGTACTTATAAGTCCTGTTGTTAATGCTAATGTTGTAACATTTCTAAACATACTCTTTTTCATCTACTAGCCTTCTTTCTTTTCTCAAGATAAATTCATTATACGGAGAATTGATTTTATTAATATTTTGCAAATTTCAATCAATTCTAAATTTTTTACAAATTCCAACTTTTTATTTCTTCCAACTTAATATTTTTGAAAAAAATGAAAAAAGAAATCGAAAAGTTCTCTGACAGTTTTCCATATCCACTCGGGTATTTCAATACTTTCCAAAGCTCCTGTTTTAGAAGGAAATCTTAATGTTGAAACGAAAAAAACTGTATATTTTAGAAAATCTAAAACCAGTAAGATCTGGCTGCAAGCAAAAATGGTTTTAATATTAGTGTTTTAAATAACTAAATCAAGAAATTTAGTGACCAACTTGAAGGAAAAGCAAAAATTTCACT from Arthrobacter citreus encodes the following:
- a CDS encoding AraC family transcriptional regulator — protein: MDKFIYKKSAGITALSASMTDFKYKKHSHMEYAIGVTLRGIQQYNLDGFLQLSHQNGVMLFNPEQAHDGMAHDEAGLDYVMLYIDPKLLLEVIEKKDIVRFSTPIVYDHTLEHKILSLTNAILSGKDEAMCCELLVTLTDSLIQSNLSTEYKKDNSLMRKAKDMLHSNLEDILKLDEICKELNLSKFKFIRSFKAHTGISPYQYYLNCKIERAKQLIEKNRDIYSAVSDCGFVDLAHLNKHFKSVYGTTAYGYLSHLN
- a CDS encoding S8 family serine peptidase, which gives rise to MKKSMFRNVTTLALTTGLISTTMTPGSFSQQVHAQATSKVEQVLANLTPQQREAIKQLKLSDKEGLQLSTEVDQTSDKLTSVIVEFKDKPKQTAVLEAASKGEALTTEDAQAKVDASHETFQKDLKTIFSSELKEKKNPYSIKRSYKKAFNGVAMTIPANKVKQLLKSSAVQSVYSDLQVQVELPSISESSTSGTQAATHTMVTFPGVEKLHEEGFTGKGVKVGILDTGIDYNHPDLKGAFKGGYDFVDNDNDPMETTYADWKKSGQAELGSNGEAYYTEHGTHVAGIIAGQGKNDGDLSVTGVAPDADIYSYRVLGPYGGGYTSAILAGLDKAVSDGMDIINMSLGADYNDPLYPTSIAVNNAVLAGVTAIVAAGNSGDTMYSLGAPGNSPLAITVGASDTSVSIPTYTGTLKPSTGDITADLKLGALGLGDNIADFEGKTVQMVNAAYGTEGSYWTGNTGTSTPIDVKGKVILAQRGSIGLTQIIANAKARGAIGAVLYDTPVPNGDVYLGEGYGYIPTFLISNAQGKALAAKLPSSTNTSLNFTFSNMKQLVTTGDKLAPFSSRGPSRVLYDIKPEVTAPGVSVFSTVPSYMHGADQIGNYNYAYERLSGTSMATPNVVGVAALIKQAHPDMTPSDIKATLMNTADPLSDKYSVYEVGAGRVDPYNAVHAQTEIQVKDKTSTVKSVTNSITTLADKGIKQIKNITGALSFGEQAAEGKDLADQRSITLFNKSSVDKTYDVKVQFQTLDARFTDDSRADQDAAANGVTLDVKSSVKVKKYSSANMDAQINVPKSAKLGTYEGYIVYTNQKNPDETYKIPFAIHTVKEGIDYVEGNPSAYTIPYEAGSNATRWSIGANFKLNSHMRYFDFFLVDPKTDKEIGFLGTADGMGADENTDYYFRGVLNEGRYYPLTGNPDNPISFDFKNTDPGLYKIRMIGTNDKGENFTADAPVYYGEREPKVTMNNMKAGGIYETANPTDTKVTVSGNVFDKDIDEMKAAGISASQGDDSFTYYNPNSSAEKSIPLDAQGNFNAEIPLATSGPIVNAITEYDFTDYSKASVRNYDSVIDAYFVRKGTTYTTAIADKQRINMGDSTTLTFSTKNMKTNVKKATFSFTYPNQYIDAVNVQPNAAFKGKLDVQYTTVDQGGGRTLMTITASATGDLANTGIAGDASLVDLTFKAKDLYNKAPMTLYSPNGASRFFSAVYTNVENSTVTTQGIQPYFYVTPTYSLMRGSVQAEGLMMFDGLEPEVKKFDYTKVGTKISVKDSKGKEYGVTDQLGYSGTSPNMFRTRLPITDDTFTQKIDVPGHFTFTKDFTIGIKDDGKVKAGSKPVNYEYIPGGDVNKDNVIDINDALYIQTYWGTNKRDADINFDGVVDAKDMQYVINNYMMQNPWNENSPKAVKKYKGKTLDDVLQALGLE
- a CDS encoding LysR family transcriptional regulator, producing MKYAVTSGNFLKVARKYHVSESDIIQSLSMLENEIGFKLIECSSDTKVVLTFIGTRIISFVKEVVKEYEELGEKIKEIKR
- a CDS encoding LysE family transporter → MNITSFILYCFIVTFTPGPTNIVILSTVHNNGTKKALEYTYGATIAFGLLLVISAIVNSMLIEIIPKILIFMQIIGSFYMLYLAYQIYKMDSSKSSISQRGTFISGFFMQFLNPKVVLFTMTVIPSYILPYYVKMPAVTISVLLITIIGFLAFITWVLFGTIFKMFLQTHKKSVNVLMALFLVYAAVMIWL
- a CDS encoding S8 family serine peptidase — protein: MKRLIKSTAVVALGTGVLLNGFPVTQHQPIAKAATQSAIEQVLSKLTPQQLQAIKQLKLTDKEGLQLSSEVDQTSDKPTSVIVEFKDKPQQTAVIEAASNGDTLSAADAQAKVEDSHETFQKDLKTIFSSELKAKKNPYSIKRSYKKAFNGVAMTIPANKIKSLLKSSAVQSVYSDLQVHVEPPSISESSTTGTQAATHTSVTFPGIEKLHEEGYTGKGVKVGILDTGIDYNHPDLKDAFKGGYDFVDNDNDPMETTYADWQKSGQPEIGSSGEAYYTEHGTHVAGIIAGQGKNKGDLSVTGVAPDADIYSYRVLGAYGSGSMSAILAGLDKAVSDGMDVINMSLGADYNDPLYPTTIAVNNAVLAGVTAVVAAGNSGDEMYSLGAPGNSPLAITVGASDTSVSIPTYTGTAHPSTGDLPADLKLTAQGLTDNVADFDGQTLQMVNVDYGNESSYWMGNVGTSEQKDVKGKVVLAQRGSIGISQIIANAKSHGAKAVVLYDAPTPLGDVYLGEGYGYIPTFIMSNAQGKALAAKLPTADAKANTIYSTMDFTFSNMKQVVTTGDKLATFSSRGPSRVLYDIKPEVTAPGVSVFSTVPSYMHGADQIGNYNYAYERLSGTSMATPNVAGVAALIKQVHPDMTPADVKATLMNTADPLSDKYSVYEVGAGRVDPYNAVHAQTEIQVKDKTSTVKDNSTNYGGETLASKGIQQIKNITGAVSFGEQAIEDKDLTDKRSMTLFNKSSVDKTYDVKVQFQTLDARFTDDSRADQDAAANGVTLDVKSSVKVKKYSSANMDATINVPKSAKLGTYEGYIVYTNQNNPNETYKVPFAIHTVKEGIEYLTANPSAAYTIPYESGSNYTRWSLGVDFKLNSHMRYFEFFLVDPKTDKEIGFLGSADGIAADENKDYYYRGVLNEGQYYPLTGNPDNPISFDFKNTEPGAYTIRMVGTNDKGENFTADTPVYYGVKEPKVAMNNMKAGGIYETANPTDTKVTVSGNVFDKDIDEMKAAGITASQGDNTFTYYNPNNSAEKSIPVDAQGNFNAEIPLATSGPIVNAITEYDFTDYSKATVRNYGSVVDAYFVRQGTAYTTAISDKKSINMGDSTTVTFSTKNVKTNVKKAVFSFQYPSAFLDVVNVQPNAAFKDKLDVQYTNVPQAGGKTLMTITASATGDLANTGIVGDASLVDLTFKAKDQYYKGTMSFFSANGSSRFFNAVYTNVDNSTVTTQGIQPYFYVTPTYSLMRGQVQAEGLMMFDGLEPEMKNLDYNKAGTKISVKDSKGKEYGVTDQLGYSSTSPFAFRTRLPLTDDTFTQKIDVPGHFTFTKDFTIGYKEDGKVTAASKPVNYEYIPGGDVNKDNVIDINDALYIQTYWGTNKRDADINYDGVVDAKDMQYVINNYMMQNPWNDNSPKAKTKYKGQTLDDVLQALGLE